Proteins co-encoded in one Grus americana isolate bGruAme1 chromosome 12, bGruAme1.mat, whole genome shotgun sequence genomic window:
- the F8 gene encoding coagulation factor VIII isoform X1 — protein sequence MLVGALHGLLLLCLVEESISKVRRYYIGAVETTWDYMHSDLLSVLQAPAGVSGHPGPQPSMSGIPPRYRKAVFVEYPDALFTQPKPKPAWMGKKHPQHGLLGPTIRAEVYDTVVIMFKNLASRPYNLHAIGVSYWKASEGAGYEDETSQPEKEGDRVDPGKTHTYIWEIQQNQGPTDGDSACLTHSYSSNTDSVKDINSGLIGALLVCRPGTLVSDGNEDAQQEFVMLFAVFDEGKSWYSEPGSLAAPQPLPHNKTELHTINGYINGSLPGLTLCLKKQVHWHVIGLGTGPEVHSIFFEAHTFLVRGHRLSSLEISPATYLTAQTMPARAGWFRMFCQILSHQQAGMEAIVKVEECLEERLMKMGKLSDKPEDMDYPEEDEETYHVIHVRSFAKDKPVTWTHYIAAEEMDWDYAPVKPVFLDRNITRLFLEAGPQRIGSKYKKVMFVEYEDATFKKRKESDQLDKGILGPVIKGEVGDQFKIVFRNLASRPYNIYPHGLTSVRPYHTMKPSQDKDVKDIPVAPGQSFTYSWRVTTEDGPTQADPRCLTRFYYSSIDPVRDTASGLIGPLLICFKKSMDKRGNQIMSDKTRLVLFSIFDENRSWYLEENIRRFCTDATHVDTRDPQFYASNMMHTINGFVFDNLQPKLCLHEVVYWYVLSVGAQTDFLSIFFSGNTFKRNMVFEDMLTLFPFSGETVFMSLEKPGIWTLGCLNPDFRDRGMRAKFTVLQCQHEQYPDGEDYVDFDEEDGTFDFQPRGFSKRKRWHGTCVNKQLNNITSSRNETGKPRLCLTEPSHGALLSDGWISDPPSNGTTTLLGTSPHPPDISMPSLPETNYEPVSYESLLDDEEELSKIISQEEGFGALTPGEHLASVSGSVHDTVSSEGQQWLHQSPPAPEDALAGKKMTKISEVQEPVKRMMVQSGGTLEILEAEPQKTTIHATSLWDSIAYAASKPTLQENRISFNQNDLEHNLGLQDVSSQDAEDKLVREADKISLNLYKSKETISTEPALSTDHNSSSTLDNPSASSDETEDNRISHAVVHSQTRESNYSSNELDTKLEKRPHKVVLQGFYESFEGKNVSFSDLGPSKPVQEKFLTDETNFLPGKSGTEQEASELAKGTRLLETTVAHTNDLESSRYIMMEERDELILEAVFQGATSTKELPEMDSLAIPESSVMANDTRQFPDAFLNSPEQFLRHRAPAWSMSGPDWRPRQAMSLERRGLMHGQGLPNTSWPGSSEPLSVGNIAEQDLASQTPETAVNKKAPKVCGPHSPFCSARFKKRSLISSDTLPEVMVAQQSLEEKSNIVEGRLHLDGDAPQALIGDSADEMHPEGRPGIDGGVWISSDGAQRKRRSFPTWGALGSKVAMAASRSETQAAAVPADLASNWDPVSLGAAGHARGLQSPALAKLQLGRGVVWGAPSKKTEGRSQMEEETNSVDQLSQFSPQPQQLKTNATEDYVPESTPEQSPEEIPMKPASKENYSLSPSSPPRNHRTTKKTAKYVQASPAGWQMLSGEDVLRETGKREGQGLGEPKEDGESNSTARKRNHAPGHRERLALNNGTHSIPSRPKADKLDYDEYGDTEQTMEDFDIYGEEEHDPRSFQGEVRQYFIAAVEVMWEYSNQRPQHFLKATRSGRRKPFRQYRKVVFREYMDDSFTQPLLRGELDEHLGILGPYIRAEVEDVIMVTFKNLALRPFSFHSTLQAYEETQGTTPGREVVQPGELRKYSWKVLPQMAPTTQEFDCKAWAYFSNVDLEKDLHSGLIGPLIICRRGVLSFVFRRQLAVQEFSLLFTIFDETKSWYFLENMERNCRPPCRIQQDNPDFKRNHSFHAINGYVSDTLPGLVMAQQQRVRWHLLNMGSIEDIHSIHFHGQLFSIRTSQEYRMGVYNLYPGVFATVEMWPSHAGIWRVECKVGEHQQAGMSALFLVYNLNCRNALGLASGHIADSQITASGQYGQWAPYLARLDNTGSINAWSTDRNGWIQVDLLHLMIIHGIKTQGARQKFSSLYISQFVVFYSLDGQSWRKYKGNATSTQMLFFANVDATGVKENHFNPPIIARYIRINPTHYSIRTTLRMELIGCDLNSCSMPLGMENRRIPDQRISASSYSTNVFSSWSPSQARLNLQGRTNAWRPKSNSPSEWLQVDFEVTKKVTAIITQGAKAVFTHMFVKEFAVSSSQNGMHWSPVLQDGKEKIFKANQDHTSTVINTLERPLFARYVRIHPHQWHNHIALRIEFLGCDTQQEY from the exons ATGCTGGTGGGAGCCCTGcatggcctcctgctcctctgcctggtCGAGGAGAGCATCAGCAAAGTTAGAAGATACTACATCGGTGCAGTGGAAACCACCTGGGACTACATGCACAGCGACCTGCTCTCCGTGCTGCAAGCACCTGCAGG tGTGTCGGGGCACCCAGGCCCACAGCCCTCCATGTCTGGCATCCCTCCCCGGTACAGGAAGGCTGTGTTTGTGGAGTACCCTGATGCCTTGTTCACGCAGCCCAAGCCCAAGCCAGCATGGATGGGTAAGAAGCACCCACAGCATG GTCTCCTGGGCCCCACTATCCGAGCAGAAGTCTATGACACAGTAGTCATCATGTTTAAAAACCTGGCTTCACGTCCATACAACCTCCATGCCATTGGGGTGTCCTACTGGAAGGCATCAGAGG GTGCAGGGTATGAGGATGAGACCAGCCAGCCAGAGAAGGAGGGTGACAGGGTGGATCCAGGGAAGACACACACGTACATCTGGGAAATTCAGCAAAACCAGGGCCCGACAGATGGTGACTCAGCATGCCTGACCCACTCCTACTCCTCTAACACCGACAGCGTGAAGGACATCAACTCCGGTTTGATTGGAGCCCTGCTTGTGTGCCGACCTG GGACCCTGGTGAGCGATGGGAACGAGGATGCACAGCAAGAGTTTGTGATGCTCTTCGCAGTGTTTGATGAAG GGAAAAGCTGGTACTCTGAGCCTGGCTCCCTTGCAGCTCCTCAACCCCTGCCTCACAACAAGACTGAGCTGCACACCATCAATGGCTACATCAATGGCTCACTGCCTG GTCTCACACTGTGCCTCAAGAAGCAGGTCCACTGGCATGTGATCGGGTTGGGCACTGGGCCAGAAGTCCATTCCATCTTCTTTGAAGCCCACACATTCCTGGTGAGAGGCCACCGTCTCAGCAGCCTAGAAATCTCCCCTGCCACATATCTCACAGCCCAGACCATGCCAGCAAGAGCTGGCTGGTTTCGGATGTTCTGCCAGATACTGTCCCATCAGCAAG CTGGCATGGAGGCCATTGTGAAGGTGGAGGAGTGTCTGGAGGAGCGCCTGATGAAGATGGGGAAGCTGTCAGACAAGCCAGAGGACATGGATTATCCTGAAGAAGATGAGGAAACTTATCATGTGATTCACGTGCGCTCTTTTGCCAAAGACAAGCCTGTGACGTGGACTCACTATATCGCGGCTGAGGAAATGGACTGGGACTATGCCCCTGTGAAGCCAGTGTTTCTGGACAG AAACATCACGCGCCTGTTCCTGGAGGCTGGCCCTCAGCGGATTGGTTCAAAGTATAAGAAAGTGATGTTTGTGGAGTATGAGGATGCAACCTTCAAGAAGCGCAAGGAGTCTGATCAACTGGACAAGGGAATTCTGGGACCTGTCATtaagggagaggttggagaTCAGTTTAAG ATCGTGTTCAGGAACCTGGCAAGCCGACCATACAACATCTACCCTCATGGCCTCACCAGTGTAAGGCCATACCACACCATGAAGCCCTCCCAAG ATAAGGACGTGAAGGACATTCCTGTTGCCCCTGGCCAGTCATTCACCTACAGCTGGAGAGTCACCACTGAGGATGGGCCAACACAGGCAGATCCTCGCTGCCTCACCCGTTTCTACTACAGCTCCATTGACCCAGTCCGAGACACGGCCTCAGGCCTGATTGGGCCCCTCCTGATCTGCTTTAAGAAGTCCATGGATAAGAGGGGAAATCAG ATAATGTCAGACAAAACCAGGTTGGTGCTGTTTTCGATCTTTGATGAGAACCGCAGCTGGTACCTGGAGGAGAACATCAGGCGGTTTTGCACTGACGCAACCCATGTGGATACGCGGGACCCCCAGTTTTATGCCTCCAACATGATGCACA CTATTAACGGTTTTGTGTTTGACAACCTCCAACCAAAACTCTGCCTGCATGAAGTTGTATACTGGTATGTCCTGAGTGTTGGGGCCCAAACAGATTTCCTTTCCATCTTCTTCTCTGGAAACACATTCAAGCGCAACATGGTCTTTGAGGACATGCTTAcccttttcccattttctggAGAAACAGTCTTCATGAGTTTGGAAAAGCCAG GCATCTGGACACTGGGGTGCCTGAATCCTGATTTCAGAGACCGAGGGATGCGTGCCAAGTTCACAGTTTTGCAGTGCCAGCATGAGCAATATCCTGATGGGGAAGATTATGTGGATTTCGATGAGGAGGATGGCACCTTTGACTTCCAACCCAGGGGCTTCTCTAAAAGAAAGAGATGGCACGGGACATGTGTGAATAAGCAACTGAACAACATCACCTCTTCCAGAAATGAGACAGGGAAGCCAAGATTGTGCTTGACAGAACCCAGCCATGGGGCCCTCCTGAGTGATGGCTGGATTTCTGATCCCCCTTCCAATGGCACAACAACACTTTTAGGAACAAGCCCACATCCACCTGATATTTCCATGCCTTCTCTGCCAGAGACAAACTATGAGCCAGTGTCCTATGAATCATTACTGGATGATGAAGAAGAATTGTCAAAAATCATCAGCCAGGAAGAAGGGTTTGGAGCTCTCACACCTGGAGAACACTTGGCAAGTGTCAGTGGAAGTGTCCATGATACTGTGAGCTCAGAAGGTCAGCAATGGCTGCACCAATCCCCACCAGCTCCAGAAGATGCTCTGGCAGGaaagaagatgacaaaaatctcagaGGTGCAGGAACCAGTAAAAAGGATGATGGTCCAGTCTGGTGGTACATTAGAGATCCTGGAAGCAGAGCCTCAAAAGACAACTATTCATGCAACAAGCTTGTGGGACTCAATTGCTTATGCTGCTAGCAAACCTACTCTTCAAGAGAACAGGATCTCATTTAATCAGAATGACCTGGAGCACAATCTGGGACTTCAAGACGTGTCTTCACAGGATGCTGAGGACAAGTTGGTAAGAGAAGCTGATAAAATATCCTTAAATCTATACAAGTCAAAGGAGACAATCAGTACAGAACCGGCTTTAAGCACTGATCATAACTCTTCCTCCACACTGGACAATCCTTCTGCATCTTCAGATGAGACAGAAGACAACAGGATTTCTCATGCTGTGGTTCACAGTCAGACCAGAGAAAGCAATTATTCATCAAATGAGCTAGATactaaactggaaaaaagacCTCACAAAGTGGTTTTGCAAGGCTTTTATGAATCTTTTGAAGGGAAGAATGTTTCTTTCTCAGACCTGGGACCCAGCAAACCCGTACAAGAAAAATTCCTCACAGATGAGACTAACTTCTTGCCTGGAAAAAGTGGCACAGAACAAGAAGCCAGTGAACTTGCCAAAGGCACACGCCTTCTAGAAACTACCGTTGCACATACCAATGACCTTGAGTCTTCCAGATATATAATGATGGAAGAGAGGGATGAATTAATCTTGGAGGCAGTGTTTCAGGGTGCTACATCCACTAAGGAATTGCCAGAGATGGACAGTCTTGCCATTCCTGAATCAAGCGTCATGGCCAATGACACAAGGCAGTTCCCAGATGCTTTCTTAAACAGCCCTGAGCAGTTTCTGAGACACAGAGCTCCAGCCTGGAGCATGAGTGGCCCTGACTGGAGGCCTCGACAAGCCATGTCACTGGAGAGAAGAGGCTTGATGCATGGTCAGGGTCTTCCCAACACCAGTTGGCCTGGCAGCAGTGAGCCCCTCTCTGTGGGTAACATAGCAGAGCAGGATCTGGCCAGCCAGACCCCTGAGACAGCAGTAAATAAGAAAGCCCCAAAGGTGTGTGGACCTCATTCCCCTTTTTGCAGTGCTCGCTTCAAAAAGAGGTCCCTGATATCAAGCGACACTTTGCCTGAGGTGATGGTAGCCCAGCAAAGcctggaagaaaaatcaaacatcGTTGAGGGAAGACTACACCTGGACGGGGATGCTCCACAGGCTCTAATAGGAGATAGtgctgatgagatgcatcctgAGGGGAGGCCAGGCATAGATGGGGGTGTATGGATCAGCAGTGACGGGGCCCAGCGCAAAAGACGCTCCTTCCCCACatggggagcactgggaagcAAGGTGGCAATGGCAGCAAGCAGGTCAGAAAcgcaggctgctgctgtgcctgcagaCCTGGCCTCAAACTGGGACCCAGTCTCTCTGGGGGCAGCAGGACATGCTCGGGGCTTGCAGAGCCCAGCTCTGGCTAAGCTGCAGCTAGGCAGAGGTGTTGTGTGGGGGGCTCCCAGCAAGAAAACTGAGGGGAGAAGCCAGATGGAAGAGGAGACAAACTCTGTGGATCAGCTGAGTCAGTTCAGTCCTCAGCCTCAGCAGCTCAAGACAAATGCCACAGAGGACTACGTGCCCGAGAGCACACCTGAGCAAAGCCCAGAAGAAATCCCTATGAAACCAGCCTCCAAAGAGAACTATTCCCTCTCTCCAAGCAGCCCCCCTCGCAACCACCGCACTACCAAAAAAACAGCCAAGTACGTGCAAGCTAGTCCAGCTGGATGGCAGATGCTCAGTGGGGAAGATGTCCTCAGAGAAACTGGGAAGAGAGAGGGCCAGGGCCTAGGAGAGCCCAAGGAGGATGGGGAAAGCAACAGCACAGCTAGGAAGAGGAACCATGCCCCAGGACATAGGGAGAGACTGGCTCTGAACAATGGGACCCATTCCATCCCCTCAAGGCCAAAGGCTGACAAGCTGGACTACGATGAGTATGGTGACACAGAGCAGACCATGGAGGATTTTGACATCTACGGGGAAGAGGAGCATGACCCACGCTCCTTCCAGGGGGAGGTACGGCAATACTTCATTGCAGCAGTGGAGGTGATGTGGGAATACAGCAACCAGAGACCCCAGCACTTCCTAAAAGCCAC CAGGAGCGGCAGGAGGAAGCCTTTCCGGCAGTACCGCAAGGTGGTTTTCCGAGAATACATGGACGATTCCTTCACGCAGCCGCTGCTGCGGGGAGAGCTGGACGAGCACTTGGGCATCCTTGGGCCATACATCAGGGCAGAAGTTGAAGATGTCATCATG GTTACATTCAAGAACCTGGCCTTGCGGCCCTTCTCCTTCCATTCCACGCTGCAAGCTTATGAGGAGACGCAGGGCACAACACCGGGTAGAGAGGTAGTGCAGCCCGGTGAGCTCCGGAAGTACTCCTGGAAAGTCCTGCCCCAGATGGCACCCACCACACAGGAGTTTGACTGCAAAGCCTGGGCTTACTTCTCCAACGTGGACCTG GAAAAGGACCTGCACTCAGGCCTCATTGGGCCACTGATCATCTGCCGCCGTGGGGTGCTGAGCTTTGTTTTCAGGCGGCAGCTGGCTGTACAGGAGTTCTCCCTGCTCTTCACTATCTTTGATGAGACCAAAAGCTGGTACTTCCTGGAGAACATGGAGAGGAACTGCCGCCCTCCCTGCCGCATCCAGCAAGACAACCCTGACTTTAAGAGAAACCATTCCTTCCATG CCATCAATGGCTACGTGAGTGACACACTGCCTGGGCTGGTGATGGCTCAGCAACAACGGGTCCGATGGCACCTCCTGAACATGGGCAGCATTGAGGATATTCACTCCATCCACTTTCACGGGCAGCTGTTCAGCATCAGGACTAGCCAGGAGTATCGCATGGGAGTCTACAACCTTTATCCTG GTGTTTTTGCAACGGTGGAGATGTGGCCCTCACATGCCGGGATCTGGCGGGTAGAGTGCAAAGTGGGAGAGCACCAGCAAGCTGGCATGAGTGCTCTCTTCCTCGTGTACAATCTGA ACTGCCGAAACGCCCTTGGCCTGGCCTCAGGCCACATTGCAGACTCTCAGATTACAGCATCGGGGCAGTATG GGCAGTGGGCTCCTTACCTGGCCAGGCTGGATAACACCGGCTCCATCAATGCTTGGAGCACCGACCGCAATGGCTGGATCCAG GTGGACCTTTTACATCTCATGATTATTCATGGCATAAAAACCCAAGGGGCCCGACAAAAGTTCTCCAGCCTTTACATCTCCCAGTTTGTTGTCTTCTACAGCCTTGATGGGCAATCGTGGCGGAAATATAAGGGGAATGCCACCAGCACCCAGATG TTGTTCTTTGCAAATGTGGATGCAACcggagtgaaagaaaatcacttcAACCCTCCGATCATAGCCCGATACATCCGCATTAACCCCACTCACTACAGCATCCGGACCACACTGCGCATGGAGCTCATCGGCTGCGATCTGAACA GCTGCTCCATGCCTCTAGGAATGGAGAACAGAAGGATCCCTGACCAGCGCATCTCCGCGTCCTCCTACAGCACCAATGTTTTCTCCAGCTGGTCACCCTCCCAGGCCCGCCTGAACCTGCAGGGAAGGACCAACGCATGGAGGCCAAAG aGCAACAGCCCCAGCGAGTGGTTGCAGGTGGACTTCGAAGTAACCAAGAAGGTGACTGCAATCATAACCCAAGGCGCCAAAGCTGTCTTCACTCATATGTTTGTGAAGGAGTTTGCTGTCTCCAGCAGCCAGAATGGCATGCACTGGAGCCCAGTCCTGCAGGATGGCAAGGAGAAG aTTTTCAAGGCAAATCAAGACCACACCAGCACAGTGATAAATACGCTGGAGCGCCCCCTCTTTGCCCGCTATGTGAGGATACACCCCCACCAGTGGCACAACCACATTGCCCTGCGGATAGAGTTCCTTGGCTGCGATACTCAGCAGGAGTACTGA